A DNA window from Microcystis aeruginosa NIES-843 contains the following coding sequences:
- a CDS encoding RNA recognition motif domain-containing protein encodes MSIFVGNLSYEISQEDLVDVFKEYGQVQRVHIPVDRETQRKRGFAFVEMESKAQETAAIEALDGADWMGRSIKVNQAREREERAPFNGGGGDRKKRY; translated from the coding sequence ATGTCTATTTTTGTTGGTAATCTCTCTTACGAGATTTCCCAAGAAGATCTGGTCGATGTCTTTAAAGAGTACGGCCAGGTTCAAAGGGTTCATATTCCCGTGGATCGCGAGACACAGCGCAAACGCGGTTTCGCCTTCGTGGAAATGGAAAGTAAAGCCCAGGAAACCGCCGCAATTGAGGCACTGGATGGTGCTGACTGGATGGGGCGATCAATTAAAGTTAACCAGGCCCGCGAGCGTGAAGAGCGCGCGCCCTTCAATGGTGGTGGTGGTGACAGAAAAAAACGCTATTAA
- a CDS encoding DUF3493 domain-containing protein, producing the protein MSKSPRLDPQKYARLKAEAANPYRGLRQFIYLGLGASGFIGAVVFLAQLAAARDVATALPNFALQIGVVALMIWLFRREKKAGG; encoded by the coding sequence ATGAGCAAATCTCCTCGACTCGATCCCCAAAAATACGCGCGCTTGAAAGCGGAAGCGGCCAATCCCTACCGAGGTCTGCGACAGTTTATCTATCTCGGTTTAGGGGCATCCGGTTTTATTGGTGCGGTGGTTTTTCTGGCCCAATTAGCGGCAGCAAGGGACGTAGCCACCGCCTTACCCAATTTTGCCCTACAAATCGGTGTGGTGGCCCTGATGATTTGGTTATTTCGTCGGGAAAAAAAAGCTGGCGGTTGA